The Candidatus Margulisiibacteriota bacterium genome includes a window with the following:
- a CDS encoding iron-sulfur cluster assembly scaffold protein yields the protein MSKDDLIGLSLWEAYSQKVHDRMNNPRHGGSFTDKDARAQSCQLVVADFGDASCGDSIQLFWLVDPRTDVIKDARFLSFGCGTAIASADVMAELTIGRTVDDAARITNLDVEKALRDDPDTPAFPGQKMHCSVMAYDVIKRAVAKHKNIDINELEDQEMVCECARVTRGMIIDVIRKNDLQTVEDITRYTKAGGYCKSCIRPGGHEQRKYFLEDILRETRQKMAEENNADTTPNASFAEQPKARQFKMAEDILRTYLAPVLAKDSGGVELADIVGKEVQIVYKGACHGCASAETGTLKMIESTLREKLDPEIKVTIYEK from the coding sequence ATGAGCAAAGATGACTTGATCGGGTTGAGTTTGTGGGAGGCTTACTCCCAAAAAGTCCATGACCGCATGAACAATCCGCGGCACGGCGGGTCGTTCACGGACAAAGACGCCAGGGCGCAAAGTTGCCAATTAGTCGTGGCGGATTTTGGCGACGCCTCCTGCGGAGACTCTATTCAGCTTTTCTGGCTGGTCGATCCCCGGACGGACGTCATCAAAGACGCGCGGTTTTTGTCTTTTGGCTGCGGCACGGCGATCGCCAGCGCGGATGTCATGGCCGAGCTGACTATCGGCCGCACGGTGGATGACGCGGCCAGGATCACCAATCTCGATGTGGAAAAAGCTCTGCGCGACGACCCCGATACGCCGGCTTTCCCCGGACAGAAAATGCATTGCTCGGTCATGGCCTATGATGTCATCAAGCGCGCGGTGGCCAAACACAAAAATATCGACATCAACGAGCTGGAAGATCAGGAAATGGTCTGCGAGTGCGCGCGTGTGACGCGGGGCATGATCATCGATGTGATCCGCAAAAATGATCTCCAAACCGTCGAAGACATTACGCGCTATACCAAAGCCGGAGGTTACTGCAAATCCTGCATCCGCCCGGGCGGCCACGAACAGCGCAAATATTTTTTGGAGGACATTCTGCGCGAGACGCGGCAGAAAATGGCCGAGGAGAACAACGCGGACACCACGCCAAACGCCAGCTTTGCCGAACAGCCGAAAGCCCGGCAGTTTAAAATGGCTGAGGATATTTTGCGGACTTATCTTGCGCCGGTGCTGGCCAAAGACAGCGGCGGCGTGGAGCTGGCGGACATTGTCGGCAAAGAAGTGCAGATCGTTTACAAGGGCGCCTGCCACGGCTGCGCCAGCGCGGAGACCGGCACGCTGAAAATGATCGAAAGCACGCTGCGCGAAAAACTCGACCCGGAGATCAAGGTCACGATCTACGAAAAATAA